In Capillimicrobium parvum, a genomic segment contains:
- a CDS encoding NAD(P)/FAD-dependent oxidoreductase, with product MTAFIARALWLDQADAPALADVDVVPPPSRADVCIVGGGFTGLWTAIHLRQADPSLDVVVVEAGTCGGQASGRNGGFVMTAWSKFATLQKVCGTDDARFYAHTVERAVTDIGAFCDAQGIDAHFRQGGWLWTATNRAQIDAWRYTVDQLAAVGGSPYELLESDEVARRSGSPAHLAGIFEAAPAAIHPGRLVVGLADVARRLGVTIVEGCSMTELRGGATPEVITPRGSIRADKVVLAISAWSTAIPEIRRSLIVIASDVIATDPIPRRLSAIGWAPGLSISDSRRLVNYYRTTDDGRVAFGKGGGGLALGSRISDAFNRSPAAARDVTAQFQRIYPMLSDVPIDRHWRGAVDYSATGLPFVGPLAKQPRILVAAGFSGNGVGPSYVAATALTDLALERDVERVPESMRMPRGARMPPEPVRYLAGRVVREAVRRKEDAEDLGRMPGRVLSMVASLDPTSFTDVGPVNGGNGASAPASARR from the coding sequence ATGACCGCCTTCATCGCGCGCGCGCTGTGGCTCGATCAGGCCGATGCGCCGGCGCTCGCCGACGTAGATGTGGTCCCGCCTCCGTCCCGCGCGGACGTCTGCATCGTGGGTGGCGGCTTCACCGGTCTGTGGACGGCGATCCACCTCAGGCAGGCCGATCCATCCCTTGACGTCGTCGTCGTGGAGGCGGGGACGTGCGGCGGGCAGGCGAGCGGGCGCAACGGCGGCTTCGTCATGACGGCCTGGTCGAAGTTCGCGACGCTGCAGAAGGTCTGCGGCACCGACGACGCCCGTTTCTATGCCCACACGGTCGAGCGGGCGGTGACCGACATCGGCGCGTTCTGCGACGCACAGGGCATCGACGCGCATTTCCGTCAGGGCGGGTGGCTGTGGACGGCCACCAACCGCGCCCAGATCGACGCGTGGAGGTACACCGTCGACCAGCTCGCGGCGGTCGGTGGGAGCCCGTACGAACTGCTGGAGTCCGACGAGGTGGCTCGTCGGTCCGGCTCGCCCGCCCACCTCGCCGGGATCTTCGAGGCCGCGCCCGCGGCGATCCATCCGGGCCGGCTGGTCGTCGGGCTGGCGGACGTGGCGCGCCGCCTGGGGGTGACGATCGTGGAAGGGTGCTCGATGACCGAGCTGCGCGGTGGCGCCACACCCGAAGTGATCACGCCGCGCGGGAGCATCCGCGCAGACAAGGTGGTGCTGGCGATCAGCGCGTGGTCGACGGCGATCCCCGAGATCCGCCGCTCGCTGATCGTCATCGCGAGCGACGTCATCGCCACCGACCCGATTCCCCGCCGCCTCTCCGCGATCGGCTGGGCGCCCGGGCTGTCCATCTCCGACAGCCGCCGCCTCGTCAACTACTACCGGACGACGGACGACGGCCGCGTCGCCTTCGGCAAGGGCGGTGGGGGCCTCGCACTCGGGTCGCGCATCAGCGACGCCTTCAACCGGTCGCCCGCTGCCGCGCGGGACGTGACGGCCCAGTTCCAGCGGATCTACCCGATGCTGAGCGATGTGCCGATCGACCGGCACTGGCGCGGGGCGGTCGACTACTCGGCGACCGGCCTGCCGTTCGTCGGACCGCTCGCCAAGCAGCCGCGGATCCTCGTCGCGGCGGGCTTCTCCGGCAACGGCGTCGGGCCGTCCTACGTCGCCGCCACCGCGCTGACCGATCTCGCGCTCGAGCGCGACGTCGAGCGGGTGCCCGAGAGCATGCGCATGCCGCGGGGCGCGCGTATGCCGCCCGAGCCGGTGCGCTACCTCGCCGGCCGCGTCGTGCGCGAGGCGGTGCGGCGCAAGGAGGATGCGGAGGACCTGGGCCGCATGCCGGGCCGCGTCCTCTCCATGGTCGCATCGCTGGACCCGACGAGCTTCACCGACGTCGGGCCTGTGAACGGCGGCAACGGAGCCTCCGCGCCGGCGAGCGCCCGCCGATGA
- a CDS encoding molybdopterin-containing oxidoreductase family protein, producing the protein MTDDLPTRHRTFCRLCNAACGAIVTAAGDRVIDVRGDRDHPVSRGYLCPKGRALGAHHHHPDRLDEPLIGRGEQRASAGWDEALDHLAGAIETVVAETGPSAVGMYKGTAHYVESAAVGAGPAILAHLGSRQWYTSLTVDCPAVCLVAELVVGHPWLLPVPDLDTRLTVLVGTNPMASHGHTMNIPRPKEWLRRWATDGELWVIDPRRTESADVATVHLAPRPGSDYLLMGYLVRELLRHGADRSYLERHTTGVDALAAAVEPFTLERCTRGTGIPGERVVELLTKIRATGRVSMVTGTGLNFSDKANVTLWLTWMVCAVTGSLDRPGGMWFNPGYLNQTHRQTWEPRDGTPGPGPASRPELPERFGEMPCAAAVDEIESGNLRALVVLGGNPLIAWPQPQRVARALAKLDVLAVVDVIDNDVTALATHVLPAAGQLERADIPTGSELYALRSFSQYSERVFAPGADRRPTWWILRELGARLGLDPAARRDPGAASEAAVLDALYGSDADRWRALHATTNAVVTPERPHGWIHAALPDQRLRLAPAMLIDELARTRDPESRPAELLLTNRRQLRKNNSTLADGHGLARSAQPGSVLHPDDAAQRGIADGDPIVVSSAHGELRTVARLDGRAVRGTVSTPHGFVEANAAALVSGDAVDPATGMPTMTGVPVTVAPA; encoded by the coding sequence ATGACCGACGACCTGCCGACGCGCCATCGAACGTTCTGCCGGCTGTGCAACGCTGCCTGCGGCGCGATCGTGACGGCCGCGGGCGACCGCGTGATCGACGTCCGCGGCGATCGAGATCACCCGGTCTCGCGGGGCTACCTCTGTCCCAAGGGGCGCGCGCTCGGCGCCCATCACCACCATCCGGACCGGCTCGATGAACCGCTCATCGGCCGCGGCGAGCAGCGCGCGTCGGCCGGCTGGGACGAGGCGCTGGATCACCTCGCCGGCGCGATCGAGACGGTGGTGGCCGAGACCGGTCCCTCGGCGGTCGGCATGTACAAGGGGACCGCGCACTACGTGGAGTCGGCCGCCGTCGGCGCTGGTCCCGCGATCCTCGCGCACCTGGGCTCACGCCAGTGGTACACGTCGCTGACCGTCGACTGCCCGGCAGTCTGTCTGGTGGCGGAGCTGGTCGTCGGACACCCCTGGCTGCTCCCGGTCCCCGACCTCGACACGCGTCTGACCGTGCTCGTCGGCACCAATCCCATGGCGTCGCACGGGCACACCATGAACATCCCGCGACCCAAGGAGTGGTTGCGGCGGTGGGCCACCGACGGGGAACTGTGGGTCATCGACCCGCGGCGCACCGAGAGCGCCGACGTCGCCACGGTGCACCTTGCGCCGCGGCCGGGCTCCGACTACCTGCTGATGGGATATCTCGTTCGCGAGCTCCTGCGCCACGGTGCCGACCGCTCCTATCTCGAGCGCCACACGACCGGCGTCGACGCTCTCGCGGCCGCCGTCGAACCGTTCACGCTCGAGCGTTGCACCCGCGGCACGGGCATCCCGGGCGAGCGCGTCGTCGAGCTGCTGACGAAGATCCGCGCAACCGGTCGCGTGTCGATGGTCACCGGCACGGGGCTCAACTTCTCCGACAAGGCGAACGTCACGTTGTGGCTGACCTGGATGGTGTGCGCCGTCACCGGGTCGCTGGACCGCCCTGGGGGGATGTGGTTCAACCCCGGCTACCTGAATCAGACGCACCGGCAGACCTGGGAGCCGCGGGACGGCACGCCCGGACCCGGCCCGGCCAGCCGGCCGGAGCTCCCGGAGCGCTTCGGGGAGATGCCCTGCGCCGCGGCCGTTGACGAGATCGAGTCGGGCAACCTACGAGCTCTGGTCGTGCTCGGAGGAAATCCGCTGATCGCGTGGCCACAGCCCCAGCGCGTCGCGCGAGCACTGGCGAAGCTCGACGTGCTCGCGGTCGTCGACGTCATCGACAACGACGTCACGGCGCTGGCGACCCACGTGCTCCCCGCCGCCGGCCAGCTCGAGCGGGCCGACATCCCGACCGGCAGCGAGCTCTACGCGCTGCGATCCTTCAGCCAGTACAGCGAGCGCGTGTTCGCCCCGGGCGCGGACCGCCGTCCGACGTGGTGGATCCTGCGCGAACTGGGCGCGCGCCTCGGCCTGGACCCCGCCGCGCGGCGCGATCCCGGCGCCGCCTCCGAGGCCGCGGTCCTCGACGCCCTCTACGGATCTGACGCCGACCGCTGGCGCGCGCTGCATGCCACGACGAACGCGGTCGTCACGCCGGAGCGCCCGCACGGCTGGATCCACGCCGCCCTGCCGGATCAGCGCCTGCGCCTGGCCCCGGCGATGCTGATCGACGAGCTCGCGCGAACCCGCGACCCCGAGTCCCGACCCGCGGAACTGCTGCTGACGAACCGCCGCCAGCTTCGCAAGAACAACTCGACACTTGCCGACGGCCACGGCCTCGCGCGGTCCGCCCAGCCCGGATCCGTGCTGCATCCCGACGACGCCGCACAACGCGGGATCGCCGACGGCGACCCGATCGTCGTCTCCAGCGCCCACGGCGAGTTGCGCACGGTGGCCCGCCTCGACGGTCGCGCGGTCCGGGGAACCGTCTCGACGCCGCACGGGTTCGTCGAGGCCAACGCCGCGGCGCTCGTCTCCGGCGACGCGGTCGACCCGGCCACCGGGATGCCGACGATGACCGGCGTGCCCGTCACCGTCGCGCCGGCCTGA
- a CDS encoding sugar ABC transporter substrate-binding protein, whose product MNQELCAVHSRSEVGRHGAAVTVENPLICGSRLLRGSTMLRRRTSLAMPLLLLALLVGCGSSSDGGSTQSSAASTGSTSATGTEVAAKSAECSKPNVISQSDWNQGAKRLPAVPAGSVDGKRIAYIGFGQDNAWSGGNNGLGTFTGVLCEAQANGADAKFIGPPSFDAQVQFQLVSDLAVSKNYDGLVITPNDSTSIAPAIKQLVAAGVPVVSTLQPAGPNVLSMENQIPGMNGNVIEDLTVNAQAMADGVIDACKAHDPCNVIVIWGVRALAFDKVKPEIFQKRLAGHPNIKIVCEADGGYDQDVGRTAAADCLQAHPDVNVLASQADQQTRGAERSLDAAGLKFGLGKNDVKIVSSYGTVYGVEQVRKGKWLQTTYNRAQSIGAAATRIVLLDIAGKKIPDNLRFIVQDRDMDKVPNRLTKAVLDAHPEIKGQWEG is encoded by the coding sequence ATGAACCAAGAGCTCTGTGCCGTTCATAGTCGAAGCGAAGTGGGCCGTCACGGCGCCGCAGTTACGGTCGAAAACCCACTGATTTGCGGGTCACGCCTACTGCGAGGATCGACGATGTTGCGACGACGGACGTCCCTGGCCATGCCTCTGCTGCTGCTCGCGCTCCTGGTCGGATGCGGCAGCAGCAGCGACGGAGGGTCCACCCAGTCGAGCGCGGCGAGCACCGGCTCGACGTCCGCGACCGGCACGGAGGTGGCCGCCAAGAGCGCGGAGTGCTCCAAGCCGAACGTGATCTCCCAGTCCGACTGGAACCAGGGCGCCAAGCGGCTGCCGGCGGTCCCGGCCGGCTCGGTCGACGGCAAGCGCATCGCCTACATCGGCTTCGGCCAGGACAACGCGTGGTCGGGCGGCAACAACGGCCTGGGCACGTTCACCGGCGTCCTCTGCGAGGCGCAGGCCAACGGCGCGGACGCGAAGTTCATCGGACCGCCGTCGTTCGACGCCCAGGTGCAGTTCCAGCTGGTCTCCGATCTCGCGGTCAGCAAGAACTACGACGGCCTGGTGATCACGCCGAACGACTCGACCAGCATCGCTCCGGCGATCAAGCAGCTCGTCGCCGCGGGCGTTCCGGTCGTCAGCACGCTGCAGCCCGCGGGCCCGAACGTGCTCTCGATGGAGAACCAGATCCCGGGGATGAACGGGAACGTCATCGAGGACCTGACGGTCAACGCGCAAGCCATGGCCGACGGCGTCATCGACGCGTGCAAGGCGCACGACCCGTGCAACGTCATCGTCATCTGGGGCGTACGCGCACTGGCCTTCGACAAGGTCAAGCCGGAGATCTTCCAGAAGAGGCTCGCGGGGCATCCCAACATCAAGATCGTCTGCGAGGCGGATGGCGGTTACGATCAGGACGTCGGCCGGACCGCGGCCGCGGACTGCCTTCAGGCCCACCCCGACGTCAACGTCCTGGCGTCACAGGCTGATCAGCAGACGCGAGGCGCCGAGCGCTCGCTCGATGCCGCCGGCCTCAAGTTCGGCCTGGGCAAGAACGACGTGAAGATCGTCAGCTCGTACGGAACCGTCTACGGCGTCGAGCAGGTTCGCAAGGGCAAGTGGCTGCAGACCACGTACAACCGGGCCCAGTCCATCGGCGCGGCGGCCACGCGCATCGTGTTGCTCGACATCGCCGGCAAGAAGATCCCCGACAACCTGCGCTTCATCGTGCAGGACCGGGACATGGACAAGGTGCCGAACCGGCTGACCAAGGCGGTCCTCGACGCGCATCCCGAGATCAAGGGGCAGTGGGAGGGGTGA
- a CDS encoding sugar ABC transporter ATP-binding protein translates to MSGAPAPDVSAGGESRPQDTPILQADGIVKSFGRSRVLEHVSLVVRAGSVHGLVGENGAGKSTLGKILSGVLRPDEGTMRVGGTPVAFSSPADALRAGVTIMQQELSLAPDLTVRENVLLGQQPSRFGVVSRRLLRRQFSELLDRTGFEIDGGARVGALPIAKQQEVEILRALARGARVIIMDEPTSALSAQDGERLHAVVGSLRDSGIAVIYVSHFLEEVLALSDEVTIMRNGQRVRTVAAQEATIDTLVTHMLGGAHDANFPPLPPVAPEAKPVLEVRGLRRRGQEAGVDLTVRAGEVLGLFGLVGAGRSELAHAMFGALGGVTGEVLVDGRPVDLSRPVTAMASGIALLPESRKDQGLFLGMSQHRNATMASLDDFSRAGFIRGDVERRAARDELEAMGVNPVALTSPVGVLSGGNQQKVLFAKTLLRRPRVLILDEPTRGVDIGARRAIYDIVVSLLAGGMAIVLISSEYDKVAQMSHRLSVLREGRIVESFDAGEVSHDAALAAAFGVSTQSNFIKEVT, encoded by the coding sequence GTGAGCGGCGCCCCCGCGCCCGACGTGAGCGCCGGCGGCGAGTCGCGCCCGCAGGACACGCCGATCCTGCAGGCCGACGGCATCGTCAAGTCCTTCGGACGGAGCCGCGTGCTCGAGCACGTGTCGCTCGTCGTGCGGGCCGGGTCGGTGCACGGACTGGTCGGGGAGAACGGGGCCGGCAAGTCGACGCTCGGCAAGATCCTGAGCGGCGTCCTGCGCCCGGACGAAGGAACCATGCGGGTGGGGGGAACGCCGGTGGCGTTCTCCTCGCCCGCCGACGCGCTGCGCGCGGGCGTCACGATCATGCAGCAGGAGCTGTCGCTGGCGCCGGACCTGACGGTGCGCGAGAACGTGCTGCTCGGCCAGCAGCCCTCGCGCTTCGGCGTGGTCTCGCGGCGGCTGCTGCGCCGGCAGTTCTCCGAGCTTCTCGACCGGACCGGGTTCGAGATCGACGGTGGGGCGCGGGTCGGCGCCCTGCCGATCGCCAAGCAGCAGGAGGTCGAGATCCTCCGGGCGCTGGCGCGTGGAGCGCGGGTGATCATCATGGACGAGCCGACGTCGGCGCTCTCGGCCCAGGACGGCGAGCGGCTGCACGCCGTCGTGGGATCGCTGCGCGACTCCGGCATCGCGGTGATCTACGTCTCGCACTTCCTCGAGGAGGTGCTGGCGCTCAGCGACGAGGTGACGATCATGCGCAACGGCCAGCGAGTGCGCACGGTCGCGGCTCAGGAAGCGACGATCGACACGCTTGTCACGCACATGCTGGGAGGAGCGCATGACGCGAACTTCCCGCCTTTGCCGCCGGTCGCGCCCGAAGCGAAGCCCGTCCTCGAGGTCCGTGGCCTGCGCCGGCGGGGCCAGGAGGCCGGCGTCGATCTCACCGTTCGCGCAGGCGAGGTGCTCGGGCTCTTCGGGCTGGTGGGCGCCGGGCGCTCCGAGCTCGCGCACGCCATGTTCGGTGCGCTGGGCGGCGTCACCGGTGAGGTGCTCGTGGACGGCCGGCCGGTCGACCTCTCGCGGCCGGTCACGGCGATGGCGTCCGGGATCGCCCTGCTGCCCGAGAGCCGCAAGGACCAGGGTCTCTTCCTCGGGATGAGCCAGCACCGCAACGCCACGATGGCGTCCCTGGACGACTTCTCCAGGGCGGGCTTCATCCGGGGCGATGTCGAGCGCCGCGCCGCGCGCGACGAGCTCGAGGCGATGGGGGTCAATCCCGTCGCGCTCACGAGCCCCGTCGGCGTGCTCTCGGGCGGCAACCAACAGAAGGTGCTGTTCGCCAAGACGCTGTTGCGCCGTCCGCGGGTGCTGATCCTCGACGAGCCGACACGCGGCGTCGACATCGGCGCCCGCCGGGCGATCTACGACATCGTCGTCAGCCTGCTGGCCGGAGGCATGGCGATCGTCCTCATCTCGTCGGAGTACGACAAGGTCGCTCAGATGTCACATCGCCTCAGCGTGCTGAGAGAGGGACGGATCGTGGAGAGCTTCGACGCCGGCGAGGTGTCCCATGACGCCGCGCTGGCGGCGGCGTTCGGCGTCTCGACCCAATCCAACTTCATCAAGGAAGTGACATGA
- a CDS encoding ABC transporter permease: MTGLVGDATQPGLGLNPRLVSWLRDYSVVLIVIAMFIVMSFTAPNFFSVRNVMNILDQNAPLMLVALGTTFVIIAGAFDLSSGQVLSLCGVFGAWFAVQLDSAVLGVLLGIAVGVPCGLLNGFLVGKIGVSSFLATLATGLVMAGVALMLTQGTSLDLSSDTAFTWLGSHRFGVIPATVIVIALVFVVLSLLLTTTKIGRNVFAVGSNPEAARLSGISVTRVMIFVFIVGGVSAAIAGLIIATRTGVGNSYAPANTLTLNAIAAVVIGGTSIVGGSGAVWRTVFGVLLLALLQNALNLLDVEPYWQQIVSGLIILFAIVTNTVTARLRA; the protein is encoded by the coding sequence ATGACCGGACTCGTCGGCGATGCGACTCAGCCTGGCCTGGGCCTGAACCCGAGACTCGTCTCGTGGCTGCGCGATTACTCGGTCGTTCTGATCGTCATCGCGATGTTCATCGTCATGTCATTCACGGCACCGAACTTCTTCTCGGTACGCAACGTGATGAACATCCTCGACCAGAACGCGCCGCTCATGCTCGTGGCGCTGGGTACGACGTTCGTGATCATCGCCGGAGCCTTCGACCTCTCGTCAGGCCAGGTGCTCTCGTTGTGTGGGGTGTTCGGCGCCTGGTTCGCCGTTCAACTCGACAGCGCCGTGCTCGGCGTGCTTCTCGGGATCGCGGTGGGTGTCCCATGCGGGCTGCTCAACGGGTTCCTCGTGGGCAAGATCGGCGTCAGCTCGTTCCTCGCGACGTTGGCGACGGGGCTGGTGATGGCGGGAGTAGCCTTGATGCTCACTCAGGGCACGAGCCTCGACCTCTCCAGCGACACGGCGTTCACCTGGCTTGGCTCGCATCGGTTCGGGGTGATCCCGGCGACCGTCATCGTCATCGCCCTCGTGTTCGTCGTGCTGTCGCTGCTGTTGACCACGACGAAGATCGGCCGCAACGTCTTCGCCGTCGGCAGCAATCCGGAAGCCGCGCGACTGTCCGGCATCTCGGTGACGCGCGTGATGATCTTCGTGTTCATCGTCGGTGGCGTCAGCGCGGCGATCGCCGGCCTGATCATCGCCACGCGCACGGGGGTGGGCAACTCCTATGCGCCGGCCAACACCCTCACGCTGAACGCCATCGCGGCGGTTGTCATCGGCGGCACGAGCATCGTCGGCGGTAGCGGCGCCGTGTGGCGCACGGTGTTCGGCGTTCTGCTCCTGGCGCTGCTGCAGAACGCGCTGAACCTGCTCGACGTCGAGCCGTACTGGCAGCAGATCGTCTCTGGGCTGATCATCCTCTTTGCGATCGTCACCAACACCGTGACCGCGCGGTTGCGGGCCTGA
- a CDS encoding CpaF family protein, with product MDALEALADRLREQLIRRAAAGEGGDLHSRIRALVDVEAALLDVSARERLVELVAERSFGLGPLEPLLRDSSVDEVMVNGPGAVWVERRGRLEATGVRFEGVAELRHAIERILAPLGRRVDEAEPLCDARLPDGSRVNVVIAPLALDGPVLTIRRFRRRGLAPDELVEIGTWTPPLRDVLERAIGARCNVLVSGGTGSGKTTTLNALSSFIADGERVVTIEDAAELRLQQPHVVRLEARPAGVEGRGEVTIRRLVKNALRMRPDRIVVGEVRGAEALDMLQAMSSGHDGSLSTVHAGSAEEALRRVETLALMADVGLPHAAVREQVATAIDLVVHQSRMRDGSRKVVALSEVVRVASGPATRELYAVRDGRPVWRAALSDDLARRLAA from the coding sequence ATGGATGCCCTGGAAGCCCTGGCCGACCGTCTGCGTGAGCAGCTGATCCGTCGTGCGGCGGCGGGGGAGGGTGGCGATCTGCATTCGCGGATTCGCGCGCTGGTCGACGTGGAGGCGGCGTTGCTGGACGTTTCGGCGCGTGAGCGGTTGGTGGAGTTGGTGGCGGAGCGGTCGTTCGGGTTGGGGCCGCTGGAGCCGCTGCTGCGCGACTCGTCGGTGGACGAGGTGATGGTCAACGGGCCGGGGGCGGTGTGGGTCGAGCGGCGCGGGCGGTTGGAGGCGACGGGGGTGCGGTTCGAGGGCGTCGCGGAGCTGCGCCACGCGATCGAGCGGATCCTGGCGCCGCTGGGGCGGCGGGTGGACGAGGCCGAGCCGCTGTGCGACGCGCGGCTGCCCGACGGCTCGCGCGTGAACGTCGTCATCGCGCCGCTCGCGCTCGACGGGCCGGTGCTGACGATCCGGCGGTTCCGGCGGCGCGGCCTTGCGCCGGACGAGCTCGTGGAGATCGGGACGTGGACGCCGCCGCTGCGCGATGTGCTCGAGCGGGCGATCGGCGCGCGGTGCAACGTGCTCGTCAGCGGCGGGACCGGCTCCGGCAAGACGACGACGCTCAACGCGCTGTCGTCGTTCATCGCCGATGGCGAGCGTGTCGTGACGATCGAGGACGCGGCGGAGCTGCGGTTGCAGCAGCCGCACGTGGTGCGCCTCGAGGCGCGGCCCGCGGGCGTCGAGGGCCGGGGCGAGGTCACGATCCGGCGACTGGTGAAGAACGCGTTGCGGATGCGGCCCGACCGGATCGTCGTGGGGGAGGTCCGCGGGGCGGAGGCGCTCGACATGCTGCAGGCGATGTCGTCGGGTCACGACGGCTCGCTGTCCACCGTGCACGCCGGCTCGGCGGAGGAGGCGCTGCGGCGGGTCGAGACGCTCGCGCTCATGGCCGACGTCGGCCTGCCGCACGCGGCGGTCCGCGAGCAGGTCGCCACCGCGATCGACCTCGTCGTGCACCAGTCGCGCATGCGCGACGGGTCGCGCAAGGTCGTGGCGCTCAGCGAGGTGGTTCGGGTCGCCTCCGGGCCGGCGACGCGGGAGCTGTACGCCGTCCGCGACGGCCGGCCCGTGTGGCGCGCGGCGCTCAGCGACGATCTGGCACGGCGGCTGGCGGCGTGA
- a CDS encoding type II secretion system F family protein, with protein MVSRAVLLAGGAGVVGVLAAWEIIVVVSAGAGSRGVARLLAPLRRASTSGDAPTASERRRLAALAAATLLAAGWIVGGPVAAVALAAIAPSGMGALVRARRQRWRARLIDAAPVVARALGDALAGGHSIRGAAVEAAESGGIPGPAGVELRRVAHALALGEPTDTALESFRARAAAPAYDTLVAAVMLQRDAGGDLAQLLRDLAASLEAASRVTRDARAATAQARFTGTLIAVLPLGAAALSELAQPGSLAALMGSPITGTMVGLAAVLQVVGLVAVRRLSRVAGGQAGAGRRRGAERRGQSGPP; from the coding sequence ATGGTGAGCCGGGCGGTGCTGCTCGCCGGCGGGGCCGGGGTCGTCGGCGTGCTCGCGGCGTGGGAGATCATCGTCGTGGTGAGCGCGGGAGCGGGCTCGCGCGGCGTCGCGCGGCTGCTCGCGCCGCTTCGGCGCGCGTCGACCTCCGGCGATGCCCCGACCGCGAGCGAGCGGCGGCGGCTCGCCGCACTGGCGGCGGCGACCCTGCTCGCCGCCGGGTGGATCGTGGGCGGACCGGTCGCGGCGGTCGCGCTGGCGGCCATCGCGCCGAGCGGGATGGGAGCGCTCGTGCGAGCGAGGCGGCAGCGCTGGCGGGCGCGGCTCATCGATGCGGCGCCGGTCGTCGCGCGGGCGCTGGGTGACGCCCTCGCCGGTGGGCACTCGATCCGCGGGGCCGCGGTGGAGGCGGCCGAGAGCGGCGGGATCCCCGGTCCGGCCGGGGTCGAGCTGCGCCGCGTGGCCCACGCGCTCGCGCTCGGCGAGCCGACCGACACGGCGCTCGAGTCCTTTCGTGCCCGCGCGGCCGCACCGGCGTACGACACACTGGTCGCCGCGGTCATGCTGCAGCGCGACGCCGGCGGCGACCTCGCGCAGTTGCTGCGCGACCTCGCCGCGTCGCTGGAGGCGGCGTCGCGGGTGACCCGTGACGCGCGGGCGGCGACGGCCCAGGCGCGCTTCACGGGAACGCTGATCGCGGTGCTGCCGCTCGGCGCCGCGGCGCTGTCGGAGCTCGCGCAGCCCGGCTCGCTCGCCGCGCTGATGGGCTCGCCGATCACCGGGACGATGGTGGGGCTCGCGGCGGTGCTGCAGGTTGTGGGCCTGGTGGCGGTCCGCCGGCTATCGCGGGTCGCCGGCGGCCAGGCCGGTGCCGGGCGCCGTCGCGGAGCCGAGCGGCGCGGCCAATCAGGTCCGCCATGA
- a CDS encoding type II secretion system F family protein has product MTRSVLLTLVAGPLAVLGVSDLLIAARQARGSRRRRPRGRVLGLLAAVGRRIGVVPAPGDLEARLAAAGSALGLCPADLMAVKVGAAVVGVLAALPLAAGASGRTGPFLALAAGAGGYLAPDAWLRRRRRSRITAMEGELGDVLDLLRVCVQAGLPVGRALGEVGARHAGVLPRELRAAAATMRLGTPRAEALERLGAGAPLPAVAALIAAIGRSERHGAPLAPALTALAADARAEQGRALTEHAAKAAPKIQLVVALLLVPAVMLLVGAAVLRAFGVA; this is encoded by the coding sequence ATGACGCGCTCGGTGCTGCTCACGCTCGTCGCGGGCCCCCTCGCGGTGCTCGGCGTGTCGGACCTGCTGATCGCGGCGCGCCAGGCGCGCGGAAGCCGCCGGCGGAGGCCGCGCGGGCGCGTGCTCGGGTTGCTGGCCGCGGTGGGGCGGCGCATCGGCGTCGTTCCGGCGCCGGGCGACCTCGAGGCGCGGCTGGCGGCGGCCGGCTCGGCGCTGGGGCTGTGCCCGGCGGACCTCATGGCGGTCAAGGTCGGGGCCGCGGTCGTGGGCGTGCTCGCGGCGCTGCCGCTCGCGGCGGGGGCGTCCGGACGCACGGGGCCCTTCCTCGCGCTCGCCGCGGGCGCCGGCGGCTACCTGGCGCCGGACGCGTGGCTGCGCCGGCGCCGGCGGTCGCGCATCACCGCGATGGAAGGCGAGCTGGGGGACGTGCTCGACCTGCTGCGGGTGTGCGTGCAGGCCGGCCTGCCGGTCGGTCGTGCGCTCGGGGAGGTGGGAGCGCGCCACGCGGGCGTGCTCCCCCGCGAGTTGCGCGCCGCCGCCGCGACGATGCGGCTCGGCACGCCGCGCGCGGAGGCCCTCGAGCGGCTCGGCGCCGGAGCCCCGCTGCCCGCGGTCGCCGCACTCATCGCCGCGATCGGCCGCAGCGAGCGTCACGGCGCGCCGCTGGCCCCGGCGCTCACCGCCCTCGCGGCCGACGCCCGGGCCGAGCAGGGCCGCGCGCTCACCGAGCACGCCGCGAAGGCCGCGCCGAAGATCCAGCTCGTAGTCGCCCTGCTGCTCGTGCCCGCCGTGATGCTGCTGGTGGGCGCGGCCGTGCTGCGCGCGTTCGGCGTCGCGTGA